Proteins from a genomic interval of Rubinisphaera italica:
- a CDS encoding RNA polymerase sigma factor, producing MSDISASQTHVSLLLRIRENDRDPEAWNAFVNRYGRRIYEWCLNRKLQPADAEDVTQNVLIKLARQMGSFEYQSNLTFRGWLRRITENAITDFFRELRAEKRASEIQAELDQLDSAVAQADLTTRLCDEFDLEILEIAKQRVKQRIEPQRWKAWEQISIEQKSGHEVAEELGMLVPTVYSSRYQVQKMIAAEVEKLQESSEQIFRLNS from the coding sequence ATGTCGGATATTTCGGCCTCCCAAACTCATGTTAGTCTGTTACTGAGGATTCGTGAGAATGATCGCGATCCTGAGGCGTGGAATGCGTTTGTGAATCGTTACGGACGTCGGATTTATGAGTGGTGTCTGAATCGGAAGTTGCAGCCGGCTGATGCGGAGGACGTGACGCAAAATGTTCTGATCAAACTGGCTCGACAAATGGGGAGCTTCGAGTATCAATCGAATCTCACATTTCGAGGCTGGCTCCGACGCATTACGGAAAATGCAATTACCGATTTCTTTCGGGAACTTCGTGCAGAGAAACGGGCGTCTGAAATTCAAGCCGAACTGGATCAGTTGGATTCTGCGGTCGCACAGGCGGACCTGACAACCCGCTTGTGTGATGAGTTCGATCTGGAAATTCTCGAGATTGCCAAGCAAAGAGTGAAACAGCGAATCGAGCCTCAGCGTTGGAAAGCGTGGGAACAGATTTCCATCGAACAAAAGTCGGGACATGAAGTCGCCGAGGAACTTGGCATGCTGGTGCCAACGGTTTATTCGAGTCGCTATCAGGTGCAGAAGATGATTGCTGCTGAAGTCGAGAAACTTCAGGAAAGCAGTGAGCAGATATTCCGACTCAATTCCTGA
- a CDS encoding SpoIIAA family protein: MLHAELLETVGILIIKPEAPLSEDDFKSVATIVDPYIEAHGQLQGILIQAEKFPGWKNFSSFLSHFRFVRDHHEHVGKVAAVSDSGFLEIAPLIARHFVKADVRHFPADEFPQAMTWLQSKS, encoded by the coding sequence ATGCTACATGCAGAACTTCTGGAAACCGTAGGCATTCTCATCATCAAGCCGGAGGCTCCTCTTTCCGAAGACGATTTCAAATCCGTCGCTACGATTGTCGATCCCTACATCGAGGCGCACGGCCAGTTGCAGGGAATTTTGATTCAAGCGGAGAAGTTTCCTGGGTGGAAGAATTTCTCCTCGTTTCTCAGTCATTTCCGATTTGTGCGCGATCATCATGAGCATGTCGGAAAAGTTGCCGCGGTTTCTGACAGTGGGTTTCTGGAAATTGCTCCGCTGATTGCCAGGCATTTTGTCAAAGCCGATGTTCGTCATTTTCCCGCTGACGAGTTTCCTCAGGCAATGACCTGGCTTCAATCAAAGTCATAA